One region of Chlorobiota bacterium genomic DNA includes:
- a CDS encoding M3 family oligoendopeptidase, with protein sequence MNFKHFPNRPANVTAEFIREQYAALTARIEAAESAETAAAWLELYADWNALKSFSDSEGSRRSHAQSKDMNDPEREESYRYYREEIRPVAENANSELLAALLNSRWRDAVGERYGNHLVDVLKTAVEPLAPINSDLRVKDGDLVTQYDKIVAGGEVTVEGKTMTLPAARSLMKSASLETRRSAFLAHRSWFLQHRDSIAPIFDQMVQIRHQMGTNLGHTNFVPLGYLGMGRTDYGPAEAAAFRQNVRQFVVPLQKKIYDRQAAQLGETTLKPWNVEFDPATTLPAGIAPVAEQLDRAERLFTKLSPELVGHFVRMRAEGLIDLENRKGKRAGAYCTSFSDEGRVAILCNSTGEEGDVGTLMHEMGHAFQGWESQAIEAVDLQWPTSDACEIHSMGMEYLSMRHMDEFFTSEEAEKFRRNRWKAAVEIICYICIVDEFQHWVYENPTATPDERDAAWSRIWDTYLTGIDYTGLEEYKYARWYAQGHIFGSPFYYIDYAIAETGAMQLALIDADDHQKAMESYLELCRIGGTKSVLNIFRSVGLRSPFDAEVMRDLMAHAAQELGIEEMAEAEG encoded by the coding sequence ATGAACTTCAAACATTTCCCCAACCGCCCAGCGAACGTCACCGCCGAATTTATTCGGGAGCAGTACGCCGCGCTAACCGCCCGAATCGAAGCCGCAGAATCAGCCGAAACGGCAGCTGCCTGGCTGGAATTATATGCCGACTGGAACGCGCTGAAATCCTTCAGCGACAGCGAAGGCAGCCGCCGCAGCCACGCGCAATCGAAGGACATGAACGATCCAGAACGCGAGGAATCCTACCGCTACTACCGCGAAGAAATTCGTCCGGTGGCCGAGAACGCGAACTCCGAATTGTTGGCCGCGCTGCTGAACAGCCGCTGGCGCGATGCCGTTGGCGAACGCTACGGGAACCACCTTGTTGACGTTCTGAAAACCGCAGTGGAGCCGCTTGCCCCAATCAACAGCGATTTGCGGGTGAAGGATGGGGACTTGGTGACGCAGTATGACAAGATTGTGGCCGGCGGCGAGGTGACGGTGGAAGGAAAAACGATGACCCTTCCGGCAGCGCGCAGCCTGATGAAATCCGCCAGCCTCGAAACACGGCGCTCGGCATTTCTTGCCCATCGCTCCTGGTTCCTTCAGCATCGCGATTCGATTGCGCCGATCTTTGACCAGATGGTTCAGATTCGGCACCAGATGGGGACCAACCTGGGACACACGAACTTTGTTCCCCTTGGATATTTGGGAATGGGGCGCACCGATTACGGACCCGCCGAAGCCGCTGCGTTCCGCCAGAACGTTCGCCAGTTTGTGGTCCCGCTCCAGAAAAAAATCTACGATCGCCAAGCCGCGCAGCTTGGGGAAACGACCTTGAAGCCCTGGAATGTTGAGTTCGATCCGGCCACCACGCTTCCGGCGGGGATTGCTCCGGTGGCCGAGCAGCTTGACCGCGCCGAACGGTTGTTCACGAAGCTATCGCCCGAACTTGTTGGCCACTTTGTGCGGATGCGTGCCGAAGGATTGATTGACCTTGAGAACCGCAAAGGGAAACGCGCCGGGGCCTACTGCACCTCCTTCAGCGACGAAGGGCGCGTGGCAATCCTTTGCAACTCCACCGGCGAAGAAGGGGACGTTGGAACCTTGATGCACGAGATGGGCCACGCCTTCCAGGGCTGGGAAAGCCAAGCGATTGAGGCAGTTGATTTGCAATGGCCAACCAGCGATGCCTGCGAAATTCACTCCATGGGAATGGAGTATCTGAGCATGCGCCACATGGATGAATTCTTCACTTCGGAGGAAGCCGAAAAATTCCGCCGCAACCGCTGGAAGGCTGCTGTGGAGATCATCTGCTATATCTGCATCGTGGATGAGTTCCAGCATTGGGTTTATGAAAATCCAACCGCAACCCCTGACGAGCGCGATGCCGCATGGAGCCGAATCTGGGACACCTACTTGACCGGCATTGATTACACCGGCCTGGAGGAATACAAGTACGCACGCTGGTATGCCCAGGGCCATATCTTCGGGTCGCCCTTCTACTACATTGACTACGCCATTGCCGAAACCGGAGCGATGCAGCTTGCGCTGATTGATGCCGACGACCACCAAAAAGCGATGGAGAGCTATTTGGAGTTGTGCCGCATTGGCGGAACCAAAAGCGTCTTGAATATCTTCCGCAGCGTTGGCCTGCGCTCCCCATTCGATGCCGAAGTAATGCGTGACCTTATGGCCCACGCAGCGCAAGAGCTTGGAATTGAGGAGATGGCGGAGGCGGAGGGGTAA
- a CDS encoding tetratricopeptide repeat protein yields the protein MQELPHSQSPEEYLETGEEEHRTLALLMVAAELRYSNPQRAFALADEAEQRARADREHGHHSRALFIKGGAQADFGQHAEALSCYHQALKLARLARNLAMQGSILNGIGIVHFERGEYPQAITTWEQSLGIKEELGDRESQATTLQNLGMIYNILGQYEQALEHYNKSLSINIEFGNQRGIGRAYHNIATYYLETHQIDAAIEFLNRSLQIKEQIGDRQGMATTYNNLGNASFHAKDYDSALQYYQKSLALKQSLGDTMGAASTQSSIGKVYEKQGNAEAAKEMFHHYLDIARQVGRPLQVAIALEAMGAFHARQDDAAAAIAYLTQAAEAARELDAKTYLHEILQNLTSILIQTNHHQDAAAILMEVVALQEAIFNAETDRRVKKMQALYQVEQARKESEILQLNNKHLEQEAEFRKKELATTAMYLTQKNEMLRKLRRHVVDLREFVSEKGGALLRQVEQELGEAIGSEEHWSGFERQFQQVHAGYLEALAARYPGLTPTELKVCSLIKINLSTKEIAQILNTESRSIEKYRQRIRKKLELGKDDNLSTFLAAIGAVEEQP from the coding sequence ATGCAGGAACTCCCACATTCACAATCGCCAGAGGAGTATCTGGAAACCGGTGAGGAAGAACACCGCACGCTTGCGTTGCTGATGGTGGCTGCCGAGCTTCGCTACTCCAACCCCCAGCGTGCTTTTGCCCTTGCCGACGAAGCCGAGCAGCGCGCCCGTGCCGATCGTGAGCATGGCCACCACTCGCGAGCACTGTTTATCAAAGGGGGAGCCCAGGCAGATTTTGGCCAGCATGCCGAAGCATTATCCTGCTACCACCAAGCATTAAAACTTGCCCGCCTTGCCCGTAATCTTGCCATGCAAGGGAGCATCCTAAACGGCATTGGTATCGTCCATTTTGAACGAGGGGAATATCCCCAAGCAATTACCACGTGGGAGCAGAGTTTAGGGATTAAAGAGGAGTTAGGGGATCGGGAATCGCAAGCCACCACGCTGCAGAATTTGGGCATGATCTACAACATCCTTGGCCAGTACGAGCAGGCGTTGGAGCATTACAACAAGAGCTTATCCATCAACATAGAATTCGGCAACCAACGCGGGATAGGCCGAGCGTACCACAACATCGCCACCTACTACCTTGAGACCCACCAGATAGATGCGGCGATCGAGTTTCTGAACCGTAGTCTTCAAATCAAAGAGCAGATAGGCGACCGGCAAGGAATGGCCACCACCTACAACAATTTGGGGAATGCCAGTTTCCACGCCAAGGATTACGATAGCGCGCTTCAGTATTACCAAAAAAGCTTGGCATTGAAGCAGAGTTTGGGGGATACGATGGGGGCGGCTTCCACACAAAGCTCCATCGGGAAAGTGTATGAGAAGCAAGGGAACGCCGAAGCCGCGAAGGAGATGTTCCACCATTATCTCGACATTGCTCGCCAGGTTGGGCGGCCGCTGCAGGTTGCTATCGCGCTTGAGGCAATGGGGGCGTTCCATGCTCGCCAAGATGATGCCGCCGCCGCCATTGCCTATCTAACCCAAGCCGCCGAAGCCGCTCGTGAATTGGATGCAAAAACCTACTTGCACGAAATCCTGCAAAACCTGACCTCTATCCTTATCCAAACCAACCACCACCAAGATGCCGCCGCTATCCTGATGGAAGTTGTGGCTTTGCAGGAGGCTATCTTCAACGCGGAGACCGACCGCCGCGTGAAAAAAATGCAAGCCTTATACCAGGTTGAGCAAGCCCGTAAGGAGTCGGAAATCCTGCAGCTTAACAACAAGCACCTTGAGCAGGAAGCGGAGTTCCGCAAAAAAGAACTGGCCACAACCGCAATGTACCTGACGCAGAAAAACGAAATGCTGCGGAAGCTGCGGCGGCACGTTGTGGACCTGCGGGAATTTGTTTCCGAAAAAGGGGGGGCGTTGCTGCGCCAGGTGGAACAGGAGCTTGGCGAGGCTATCGGGTCCGAGGAACATTGGAGCGGGTTCGAGCGGCAGTTCCAGCAGGTTCACGCTGGCTATTTGGAAGCACTTGCTGCACGCTATCCCGGGCTAACGCCAACGGAGCTGAAGGTTTGTTCGCTGATTAAAATCAACCTTTCCACCAAGGAGATTGCGCAGATTCTGAACACCGAATCGCGCAGCATCGAAAAGTACCGCCAGCGCATCCGCAAGAAATTGGAGCTTGGGAAGGATGATAATCTTTCAACATTTCTTGCAGCAATTGGCGCAGTGGAGGAGCAACCTTGA
- a CDS encoding response regulator, giving the protein MATEPTVLIVEDDPAIAEGLRAFLESENFLVEHCDDGGTAAERALELLPDVLLLDISLPRRNGLDICRELRQRGFIKPILLLTSRAEQLDKVLGLESGADDYITKPFDLRELLARVRAHTRSFQRTVQTAAPLIETQSYNRRLLAIMFTDIKDYAKMMNADERRAVRLVGMHNRLMQEEIKGHGGQVAEIIGDAFVATFGSAVRSVECGLAVQKKLAEYNQQQPEPEQVHVRIGIHLGDVLEHADGKLAGDSVNIAARLQQIATPGCVTVSDSVFIAIRHKIDCHAASLGERFVKNIQDPVVIYELST; this is encoded by the coding sequence ATGGCTACCGAACCAACCGTCCTAATCGTTGAAGACGACCCCGCCATTGCCGAAGGGCTGCGCGCCTTTCTGGAATCGGAAAATTTTCTTGTGGAACATTGCGATGACGGGGGAACCGCCGCCGAGCGGGCATTGGAGCTACTCCCCGATGTCCTTCTGCTGGATATTTCACTGCCACGCCGCAATGGCTTGGATATTTGCCGCGAACTTCGCCAACGCGGATTCATCAAGCCAATACTGCTGCTGACTTCACGCGCCGAGCAGCTAGACAAAGTGCTTGGGCTGGAGTCCGGGGCCGATGATTACATCACCAAACCGTTCGATTTGCGGGAGCTTCTGGCACGGGTGCGCGCCCACACCCGCAGCTTCCAACGAACCGTCCAAACCGCCGCGCCACTGATCGAGACCCAAAGCTACAACCGCCGGCTGTTGGCAATCATGTTCACCGACATCAAGGATTACGCCAAGATGATGAACGCCGACGAACGCCGCGCCGTCCGCTTGGTGGGGATGCACAACCGGTTGATGCAGGAGGAGATCAAAGGGCATGGCGGACAGGTGGCGGAGATTATCGGCGATGCGTTTGTTGCCACGTTCGGCAGCGCGGTCCGGTCGGTGGAATGCGGCTTGGCAGTCCAGAAAAAATTAGCCGAGTACAACCAGCAGCAACCGGAACCGGAGCAAGTGCATGTGCGGATCGGCATCCATCTGGGCGACGTGCTGGAACACGCCGATGGGAAGCTGGCGGGCGACTCCGTCAACATTGCTGCACGCTTGCAGCAGATTGCCACGCCGGGATGCGTCACGGTTTCCGACAGCGTCTTTATTGCCATTCGCCACAAGATTGACTGCCACGCCGCAAGCCTGGGGGAACGCTTCGTGAAGAATATCCAGGACCCCGTGGTGATCTACGAGCTAAGCACCTGA
- a CDS encoding DinB family protein, producing the protein MITRDQALAAISRERDICNHLFTKLSPDSYDYRPGETMRSTRELLRYLSYCGIGGVRGMLDKNFAAWEPLEQQAEAMAIEDFPAAMDRQVQAIREALAPVSDDEFLTRTGPVPGVGPEVPIGEGIVRGVLAWLVAYRMQLFLYAKMSGNPQLGTANCWVGRDPKPRPVEA; encoded by the coding sequence ATGATTACTCGCGACCAAGCGTTGGCGGCAATCTCCCGCGAGCGGGACATCTGCAACCACCTGTTCACCAAGCTCAGCCCCGACAGCTACGACTACCGCCCCGGGGAAACAATGCGCAGCACCCGCGAGCTGCTGCGCTATCTTTCCTACTGTGGTATCGGCGGGGTGCGGGGGATGCTTGACAAGAATTTTGCGGCGTGGGAACCGCTGGAGCAGCAAGCCGAGGCAATGGCGATTGAGGATTTCCCCGCCGCAATGGATCGGCAGGTTCAGGCGATCCGCGAAGCGTTGGCCCCGGTAAGCGATGACGAATTCTTGACGCGCACAGGGCCGGTGCCGGGGGTTGGGCCGGAAGTGCCGATTGGCGAGGGGATTGTCCGTGGGGTGTTGGCGTGGTTGGTGGCGTACCGGATGCAGCTTTTTTTGTACGCTAAAATGTCTGGCAATCCGCAGCTTGGCACGGCCAACTGCTGGGTGGGCCGGGACCCGAAGCCTAGACCTGTGGAAGCCTAA
- a CDS encoding YggS family pyridoxal phosphate-dependent enzyme: MNNELQLRIGAIRQRIAEACKRAGRDPGKVQIIAVAKTKPVQAILAVQACGLVEIGENYVQELVEKHRAIGDGVRWHFIGHLQRNKVKYLAPFVGLVHGVDSLRLAEEINRQAAQQGRTIPVLLQVNTSGEESKFGVEPTAALALAEELLRLPNIRLEGLMTLAAFLDDPEAVRPMFRLLRQTRDELQQRTGHPLPHLSMGMTNDFEVAIEEGATMVRIGTAIFGEREYDDD; encoded by the coding sequence ATGAACAACGAACTTCAACTCCGCATCGGGGCCATACGCCAGCGCATTGCCGAAGCCTGCAAGCGGGCCGGGCGGGACCCTGGCAAGGTCCAGATTATTGCCGTGGCCAAGACCAAACCAGTTCAAGCAATCCTTGCGGTGCAGGCGTGCGGGCTGGTGGAGATTGGGGAGAATTACGTTCAGGAGTTGGTGGAGAAACACCGGGCAATTGGGGATGGCGTGCGGTGGCATTTCATTGGGCATCTTCAGCGGAACAAGGTCAAGTATCTTGCTCCGTTCGTGGGGCTGGTCCATGGCGTTGACAGCCTTCGGTTGGCCGAAGAAATTAACCGCCAAGCCGCGCAGCAAGGGCGGACGATTCCGGTGCTGCTGCAGGTGAACACGTCGGGGGAGGAATCGAAGTTTGGGGTGGAGCCAACGGCGGCGCTGGCCCTTGCCGAAGAGCTGCTACGGCTGCCAAACATCCGGCTGGAAGGGCTGATGACGTTGGCCGCATTCTTGGACGACCCCGAAGCCGTGCGCCCGATGTTCCGCCTGCTTCGCCAAACCCGCGACGAACTTCAGCAGCGGACCGGGCATCCGCTTCCCCACCTTTCCATGGGGATGACAAACGACTTTGAGGTGGCAATCGAAGAAGGGGCCACAATGGTCCGAATCGGAACCGCAATTTTTGGGGAGCGGGAGTATGATGATGATTAA
- a CDS encoding insulinase family protein gives MNRYISLLILLLLLPPLLHSQPPKRPRTITPSPESQRMGDSLRALKDRIIADPDNAELYRQHMKDLRETMRKQREQAGETHRAFNSPYQTLTLENGLQVVVIQDHTVPLATVNITVRNGAFTEPDEFAGLSHLYEHMFFKANAVLPSQEQFMKRIRQLGISFNGYTSDEVVTYFFTLPSANLEPGVKFMADAIRTPKFNEEELVKEREVVLGEFDRNEAQPDFVLDYAMDSALWMPYVSRKQPLGQRMVIKTATVEKMEMIQKRFYLPNNAALIVSGDVDPNAVFDLARKYYADWQRGPDPFPTYNPPAFPPLQSKLVLREVKAPDVSIRMVFRGPSVGKDEPDPYIAQLIATMMGQSTSRFHHALIDSGLATGAFSHFGNARNTADIGFYLGAQPEKAPTALATLRAELAAMAKPGYFTQEEIQVGKEIIANRSLFERENFHRFTTGTTAQWWSKASLEYYLNFAPNVQKLTEADITRFAQRYIAGQPFVLGIGAEQKTLDTLNFTDKELKW, from the coding sequence ATGAACCGCTATATCTCACTTCTGATCTTGCTGCTGCTTCTGCCGCCACTCCTCCATTCCCAACCCCCCAAACGTCCACGCACGATAACTCCTTCGCCGGAGTCGCAGCGGATGGGCGACAGCTTGCGGGCGCTGAAGGACCGGATCATTGCCGACCCCGACAACGCCGAACTCTACCGCCAGCACATGAAGGACCTGCGGGAGACGATGCGCAAGCAGCGGGAGCAGGCGGGGGAAACACACCGCGCATTCAACTCACCCTACCAAACCCTGACGCTGGAGAACGGCCTTCAGGTGGTGGTGATCCAGGACCACACCGTGCCGCTGGCCACGGTGAACATCACCGTCCGCAACGGGGCGTTTACCGAGCCGGATGAGTTCGCGGGATTGTCGCACCTGTACGAACACATGTTCTTCAAAGCCAACGCCGTGCTGCCGTCGCAGGAGCAGTTTATGAAGCGGATCCGCCAGCTTGGCATCAGCTTCAACGGCTACACTTCCGATGAAGTCGTCACCTACTTCTTCACCCTTCCTTCGGCAAACCTTGAGCCAGGGGTGAAGTTCATGGCCGATGCAATCCGCACTCCAAAATTCAACGAGGAGGAATTGGTGAAGGAGCGGGAAGTGGTGCTGGGGGAGTTCGACCGCAACGAGGCGCAACCCGATTTCGTGCTGGATTACGCCATGGACTCCGCGCTCTGGATGCCCTACGTCAGCCGCAAGCAGCCGCTGGGCCAGCGCATGGTGATTAAAACCGCAACGGTAGAAAAAATGGAGATGATCCAGAAGCGGTTCTACCTGCCGAACAACGCCGCACTGATCGTGAGCGGCGACGTTGACCCGAACGCCGTGTTTGACCTTGCCCGCAAGTACTACGCCGACTGGCAACGCGGCCCCGATCCCTTCCCCACGTACAACCCGCCGGCGTTCCCGCCGCTGCAATCCAAACTGGTTCTGCGCGAAGTGAAAGCCCCGGATGTTTCCATCCGAATGGTGTTTCGCGGACCAAGCGTTGGGAAAGATGAACCCGACCCGTACATCGCCCAACTGATCGCCACCATGATGGGGCAATCCACCAGCCGTTTCCACCATGCATTGATTGATAGCGGGCTGGCAACCGGAGCCTTCAGCCACTTCGGCAACGCGCGCAACACTGCCGACATCGGTTTCTACTTGGGTGCCCAGCCGGAGAAGGCCCCCACGGCGTTGGCAACCTTGCGGGCTGAGCTTGCCGCAATGGCAAAGCCGGGATACTTCACCCAAGAAGAGATTCAGGTTGGGAAGGAGATCATTGCCAACCGCAGCCTGTTCGAGCGCGAAAACTTTCACCGCTTCACCACCGGAACAACCGCCCAATGGTGGAGCAAAGCATCGCTGGAATACTACCTCAACTTTGCACCGAACGTGCAGAAGTTGACCGAGGCGGACATCACCCGCTTTGCCCAACGCTACATTGCCGGCCAGCCGTTCGTGCTGGGGATTGGAGCCGAACAAAAAACCCTGGACACCCTGAATTTTACCGACAAGGAGCTGAAATGGTGA
- a CDS encoding insulinase family protein, with the protein MTATRQNFGKAWNVLAGMITEPAFDPTAFGTIMGARTARERRRNTNPGSYAERIADSLLMLGHPVLGRRTQLADIEAVSVPMIEAFQRQLAQRSRMTVVVVGNVSEGELRAKLRSFAGLPVGNYTAPVLQPLAPAASPKVLVSDRPGSPTTYVSAAFAGPPVRSPEYWPLAIGLAHLRNVLFQEVRTKRNLSYAPGSHLSSPLGIGVGSMSVSSVYPDSAIEVMNRELQKMRQGEFTEEDLNDSRQVYITGYFMRQMTNGGVAEALLNAHRSTGDWKTAFSYDAIQQVTKASVQAAFQKYARNLQVGIVGPKSGVTEKKYVMGS; encoded by the coding sequence ATGACCGCAACACGCCAAAATTTTGGCAAGGCCTGGAACGTGCTTGCTGGGATGATTACCGAACCGGCATTCGACCCAACAGCATTCGGCACCATCATGGGCGCACGCACCGCACGCGAGCGCCGCCGCAACACCAACCCAGGAAGCTACGCCGAACGCATCGCCGACAGTTTGCTGATGCTTGGCCACCCGGTGCTTGGCCGCCGAACGCAACTGGCCGATATCGAAGCAGTTTCGGTGCCGATGATTGAAGCGTTCCAGCGGCAGCTGGCCCAGCGGTCGCGGATGACGGTGGTGGTGGTGGGGAACGTCAGCGAAGGGGAACTGCGCGCGAAGCTCCGCTCGTTCGCGGGCCTGCCGGTTGGCAATTACACCGCCCCGGTGCTGCAACCGCTGGCTCCGGCAGCTTCCCCAAAGGTTCTTGTTAGCGACCGCCCCGGAAGCCCAACAACGTACGTTTCGGCAGCATTCGCCGGGCCGCCGGTGCGTTCGCCCGAATATTGGCCGCTGGCCATTGGCTTGGCGCATTTGCGGAACGTGTTGTTCCAAGAAGTCCGAACCAAACGGAACCTTTCCTACGCCCCGGGAAGCCACCTCTCATCGCCGTTGGGAATTGGCGTGGGGTCCATGAGCGTCAGCTCCGTCTATCCCGATTCCGCCATTGAGGTTATGAACCGCGAGCTGCAGAAAATGCGCCAGGGTGAGTTCACCGAGGAGGATTTGAACGATTCGCGGCAGGTGTATATCACTGGCTACTTCATGCGGCAAATGACCAACGGCGGCGTTGCCGAAGCATTGCTGAACGCCCACCGCAGCACCGGCGATTGGAAAACCGCATTCAGCTACGACGCAATCCAGCAGGTCACCAAAGCCAGCGTGCAAGCCGCTTTCCAGAAGTACGCCCGCAACCTGCAAGTGGGGATCGTGGGGCCAAAGTCCGGCGTAACCGAGAAGAAGTATGTGATGGGAAGCTAA
- a CDS encoding PH domain-containing protein yields the protein MPGLAVLEEPRVFPPKKTLLVIWGGTLLLSVFGIVVTPIAPGITIGPLSFWIAVFLIALWQLTGVHWVQVDNEGIRYKNIFQRGRELPWDQVTEFREEEFSLAPSRIRNRQPYVILHLSNHGKEGIPRPIKMRVTNDQIEFETLRTIVRAAVPGATGG from the coding sequence ATGCCGGGTTTAGCCGTACTTGAGGAGCCGCGTGTCTTTCCGCCCAAGAAGACCTTACTGGTCATCTGGGGGGGAACGCTGCTGTTGTCGGTGTTCGGCATTGTTGTCACGCCAATCGCCCCGGGCATCACCATCGGTCCCCTTTCATTCTGGATCGCGGTGTTTTTGATTGCATTGTGGCAGCTTACGGGGGTCCATTGGGTGCAGGTGGATAACGAGGGGATCCGCTACAAGAACATTTTTCAGCGTGGCCGCGAGCTTCCGTGGGACCAGGTGACGGAGTTCCGCGAAGAAGAATTTTCGCTGGCCCCAAGCCGCATCCGTAACCGCCAGCCGTACGTGATTCTGCACCTTTCCAACCACGGCAAGGAAGGGATCCCACGCCCCATCAAGATGCGGGTAACGAACGACCAGATAGAGTTCGAGACGCTCCGCACAATCGTCCGCGCCGCAGTGCCAGGGGCAACGGGTGGTTGA
- a CDS encoding site-specific DNA-methyltransferase translates to MDKVITIQQGDAVELFKNIKSATIDLIVADPPYNLSKDYGNNSDNRSFEDYIAFTKQWISEANRVLKPSGTIYVFMGFRFISYLYQILEVDNGFHFNNWICWHYTQGVGKKRGFSARHDDILMFTKTSDFTFNIDDIRVPQKFYRSINNMRGANPGDVWEFSHIHYCQNNRQNHPTQKPEGLIERMVLASSNKGDTVLDPFAGSGTTIRVCQQLERNCIGFELNPEYVELIQARLAEPFLSFDSIDPKMQRVPNDLNDEKIRDEYLKNHIQWFLKNHDDAREEFEKEVERKYGHKIRANKFAIQESIFDEAGR, encoded by the coding sequence ATGGATAAAGTGATAACAATACAGCAAGGCGATGCCGTGGAGTTGTTCAAAAACATCAAGTCGGCCACGATTGATTTGATTGTGGCCGATCCACCATATAATCTGAGCAAAGATTATGGGAACAATTCCGATAACCGATCATTTGAAGATTACATTGCCTTTACTAAGCAATGGATTTCGGAAGCAAACAGGGTGCTGAAGCCATCAGGCACAATCTACGTCTTCATGGGCTTTCGATTTATCTCCTACCTCTATCAAATTTTAGAGGTGGATAATGGCTTCCATTTTAATAACTGGATATGCTGGCATTACACCCAGGGGGTAGGTAAAAAAAGAGGATTTTCGGCACGCCATGATGACATCTTGATGTTTACCAAAACAAGCGATTTCACGTTCAACATAGATGATATTCGGGTTCCGCAAAAATTTTATCGCTCCATTAATAACATGCGCGGTGCCAATCCTGGCGATGTCTGGGAATTCTCACATATCCATTATTGTCAAAACAATCGCCAAAACCATCCAACGCAAAAACCTGAAGGATTAATTGAGAGGATGGTGTTAGCTTCATCAAACAAAGGTGATACGGTTCTGGACCCTTTTGCTGGCAGCGGTACCACGATAAGAGTTTGCCAGCAATTAGAGAGAAACTGCATCGGGTTCGAGTTGAACCCTGAATACGTTGAGCTTATTCAGGCGAGATTAGCAGAACCGTTCTTGAGCTTTGACAGCATTGACCCTAAAATGCAAAGGGTTCCTAATGACCTGAATGATGAGAAAATCCGAGATGAGTATCTGAAAAATCATATCCAATGGTTTTTAAAAAACCATGATGATGCCAGAGAGGAGTTCGAAAAAGAAGTAGAAAGAAAGTATGGCCATAAAATAAGGGCCAATAAATTCGCAATTCAAGAGAGCATCTTTGACGAAGCTGGGCGGTGA
- a CDS encoding restriction endonuclease: MSYEKQNFKIPQESPDYPEWSNYAIGSIKDIIGAAVNRGENRIVINTNLKLGLPMENINKIAGPFVEAWACEVFVEVAEDASNMWNLINVEALNRLNRADILLQFKQNRKNSSVITAEVDVKTTTEDFALSGKSPNITSYARIRSAYVEDPDCLFVIVSLRHKVYSQKNHSTGLMDGIMEIVKYDAYDLKYISEPDISYNPALGTGQIQIRDIHYVTMTKRTSWEFCQLLDKKFLSSKQRAFDDWVALANKNKWIK; encoded by the coding sequence ATGAGCTACGAAAAACAGAATTTTAAAATTCCTCAGGAGAGTCCTGATTATCCGGAATGGTCCAATTATGCAATTGGGTCAATCAAGGACATCATTGGCGCGGCTGTGAACAGAGGGGAGAATAGGATTGTCATCAACACCAATCTTAAGTTGGGGTTGCCGATGGAGAATATCAACAAAATTGCTGGACCATTTGTAGAGGCTTGGGCCTGCGAGGTTTTTGTAGAGGTCGCAGAAGATGCAAGCAATATGTGGAATCTTATCAACGTCGAGGCTCTTAACCGATTAAACAGGGCAGATATTCTGCTTCAATTCAAGCAGAACAGAAAAAACAGCTCAGTTATCACAGCGGAAGTTGATGTGAAAACAACAACGGAAGATTTTGCTTTATCGGGGAAGTCGCCAAACATCACTTCTTATGCCAGAATAAGAAGCGCGTACGTTGAAGACCCTGATTGCCTGTTCGTCATTGTATCATTGCGGCATAAGGTCTATTCGCAAAAAAATCATAGCACTGGGCTGATGGATGGAATTATGGAGATTGTCAAGTATGATGCCTATGATCTAAAGTATATTTCAGAACCTGACATCAGCTACAATCCGGCTTTAGGAACCGGACAAATTCAAATTCGGGATATCCATTATGTGACTATGACAAAAAGAACTTCTTGGGAATTTTGCCAACTGTTGGATAAAAAATTTCTTTCATCAAAACAGCGCGCTTTTGATGATTGGGTTGCGCTGGCGAACAAAAACAAATGGATAAAGTGA